The Corvus moneduloides isolate bCorMon1 chromosome 18, bCorMon1.pri, whole genome shotgun sequence genome window below encodes:
- the CRYBB2 gene encoding beta-crystallin B2 isoform X1, translated as MMASEHQMPASKQQQASSKIAIFEQENFQGRCHELSGACPNLKEAGVDKVGSILVHSGPWVGYEQASCKGEQFVFEKGEYPRWDSWTNSRRSDSITSLRPIKVVRAPRQPLPTRQTKDSQEHKIVLYENPSFTGKKIEIIDDDVPSFHAHGYQEKVSSVRVQSGTWVGYQYPGYRGYQYLFEKGDYKDSSDFGAQHPQIQSVRRIRDMQWHQRGAYHPTN; from the exons ATGATGGCTTCCGAGCACCAAATGCCAGcctccaagcagcagcaagcCAGCTCCAAG ATTGCCATCTTCGAGCAGGAGAACTTCCAGGGCCGCTGCCATGAGCTCAGCGGGGCCTGCCCCAACCTGAAGGAAGCCGGCGTGGACAAAGTGGGCTCCATCCTGGTGCACTCCGGACC CTGGGTGGGCTACGAGCAGGCAAGCTGCAAAGGGGAGCAGTTTGTGTTTGAGAAGGGGGAGTACCCCCGCTGGGACTCCTGGACCAACAGCCGGAGAAGCGACAGCATCACTTCCCTGAGACCCATCAAAGTGGTGAGAGCACCCAGACAGCCACTACCCACCCGCCAGACCAAG GACAGCCAGGAGCACAAGATCGTGCTGTACGAAAACCCCAGCTTCACCGGCAAGAAGATCGAAATCATAGACGACGATGTGCCCAGCTTCCACGCACACGGCTACCAGGAGAAGGTCTCATCCGTGCGGGTGCAGAGCGGCAC GTGGGTGGGATACCAGTACCCTGGCTACCGGGGCTACCAGTACCTGTTTGAAAAGGGGGACTACAAGGACAGCTCAGACTTCGGCGCTCAGCACCCCCAGATCCAGTCGGTCAGGCGCATCCGGGACATGCAGTGGCACCAGCGCGGTGCTTACCACCCCACCAACTAA
- the CRYBB2 gene encoding beta-crystallin B2 isoform X2, with translation MMASEHQMPASKQQQASSKIAIFEQENFQGRCHELSGACPNLKEAGVDKVGSILVHSGPWVGYEQASCKGEQFVFEKGEYPRWDSWTNSRRSDSITSLRPIKVDSQEHKIVLYENPSFTGKKIEIIDDDVPSFHAHGYQEKVSSVRVQSGTWVGYQYPGYRGYQYLFEKGDYKDSSDFGAQHPQIQSVRRIRDMQWHQRGAYHPTN, from the exons ATGATGGCTTCCGAGCACCAAATGCCAGcctccaagcagcagcaagcCAGCTCCAAG ATTGCCATCTTCGAGCAGGAGAACTTCCAGGGCCGCTGCCATGAGCTCAGCGGGGCCTGCCCCAACCTGAAGGAAGCCGGCGTGGACAAAGTGGGCTCCATCCTGGTGCACTCCGGACC CTGGGTGGGCTACGAGCAGGCAAGCTGCAAAGGGGAGCAGTTTGTGTTTGAGAAGGGGGAGTACCCCCGCTGGGACTCCTGGACCAACAGCCGGAGAAGCGACAGCATCACTTCCCTGAGACCCATCAAAGTG GACAGCCAGGAGCACAAGATCGTGCTGTACGAAAACCCCAGCTTCACCGGCAAGAAGATCGAAATCATAGACGACGATGTGCCCAGCTTCCACGCACACGGCTACCAGGAGAAGGTCTCATCCGTGCGGGTGCAGAGCGGCAC GTGGGTGGGATACCAGTACCCTGGCTACCGGGGCTACCAGTACCTGTTTGAAAAGGGGGACTACAAGGACAGCTCAGACTTCGGCGCTCAGCACCCCCAGATCCAGTCGGTCAGGCGCATCCGGGACATGCAGTGGCACCAGCGCGGTGCTTACCACCCCACCAACTAA